A window of Deltaproteobacteria bacterium contains these coding sequences:
- a CDS encoding CoA-binding protein, with product MNSLDLDRLFNPAIFAFIGASASTQKWGYIIFLNILKGNFHGPVYPVNLKQKSILGLRCYARVGDIPEPVDLAIITTPAPLVAGLIEECGAKGIPNVIVVSSDFSETGPEGERLEAEVVAPARAHGVRVVGPNTMGVFSAGLILHALMPPVMPLHGPISMFS from the coding sequence ATGAATAGCTTGGATCTTGACAGACTGTTCAATCCAGCAATTTTTGCCTTTATTGGCGCTTCGGCCTCGACTCAAAAATGGGGCTACATCATTTTTTTGAATATTCTTAAGGGAAACTTCCATGGACCCGTTTACCCGGTCAACCTCAAGCAGAAATCCATCCTGGGGCTCAGATGTTACGCCAGGGTTGGAGATATCCCCGAGCCGGTGGACCTGGCCATAATCACCACACCCGCGCCCCTGGTGGCCGGTCTTATCGAGGAATGCGGGGCCAAAGGGATTCCCAATGTCATCGTCGTTTCTTCGGATTTCAGTGAAACCGGCCCGGAGGGGGAGCGACTTGAGGCTGAGGTGGTGGCCCCCGCCAGAGCGCACGGGGTTCGTGTCGTAGGCCCGAACACCATGGGTGTTTTCAGCGCCGGGCTGATTCTCCATGCCTTGATGCCGCCGGTGATGCCTTTGCATGGGCCTATTTCCATGTT
- a CDS encoding NADH:flavin oxidoreductase codes for MKGLTLKNRITMAPLFLGYANTDGTVSPLLLDHYAEMAASGAALIVVENSVVDPSGLGSPFTLRLDDDQYISGLSELAQTIHDHGALAFLQINHAGRYAFMPDKLTPSAVKIGETETKEMAGQDIDRIVESFASGARRVQASGFDGVEIHGGTGYLIVQFLSSRTNLRGDDYGGSLENRMRFPLRVVDAVMDAVNKGFPVGYRFLADELLPDGLHVEETAVLAKELEKRGLAYLSVMAGTYDAFVLPENIENEKKEAYMTHYAAEIKKAVPQTPVITAGRIQTPETAERIIRQGTADLIGLARILLADPLWPQKAEGLIEWPIVECEPNCSLCMRRNMVGKPAFCSQWDKDRQEAFLNRIGEKPEEA; via the coding sequence ATGAAAGGGCTTACCTTAAAAAATCGAATTACCATGGCGCCTCTTTTTCTGGGATACGCGAACACGGACGGGACCGTCAGTCCATTGCTCCTCGACCATTACGCAGAGATGGCGGCCTCCGGCGCGGCCCTGATCGTTGTGGAGAACTCCGTGGTGGACCCGTCAGGGCTGGGTTCACCATTTACCCTGCGCCTGGATGACGACCAGTATATTTCAGGTCTGTCTGAACTCGCCCAGACCATCCATGATCATGGCGCGCTCGCCTTTCTCCAGATCAATCACGCCGGCCGGTACGCCTTTATGCCAGATAAATTAACCCCTTCAGCCGTTAAAATCGGTGAAACCGAGACTAAAGAGATGGCCGGCCAGGACATTGATCGAATCGTCGAGTCATTCGCCAGCGGGGCTAGAAGGGTGCAGGCATCCGGGTTTGACGGGGTGGAAATCCATGGCGGCACCGGGTATCTGATCGTCCAATTCCTCTCCTCCCGCACCAACCTTCGAGGCGATGATTACGGCGGGAGCCTTGAAAATCGAATGCGTTTCCCGCTGCGTGTCGTGGATGCGGTCATGGATGCGGTCAATAAAGGTTTTCCCGTAGGGTATCGTTTTTTAGCGGATGAATTGCTGCCCGACGGGCTCCATGTGGAGGAGACGGCCGTGCTGGCCAAAGAACTCGAAAAACGCGGCCTGGCTTACCTTTCTGTCATGGCCGGAACCTATGACGCCTTCGTGTTGCCTGAAAATATCGAGAATGAGAAAAAGGAAGCCTACATGACGCACTACGCGGCTGAGATCAAAAAGGCCGTGCCTCAAACCCCTGTCATTACCGCTGGCAGAATACAAACGCCTGAAACGGCTGAACGAATCATTAGGCAAGGCACGGCCGATCTTATCGGCCTGGCCCGGATTCTCCTGGCCGATCCTCTCTGGCCTCAAAAGGCCGAAGGACTAATCGAATGGCCGATTGTCGAATGTGAACCTAACTGTTCTTTGTGCATGAGGCGGAACATGGTCGGCAAACCGGCCTTCTGTTCACAGTGGGACAAGGATCGGCAAGAGGCCTTTTTAAACAGGATTGGCGAAAAACCTGAAGAGGCTTAA